In Nocardioides cavernae, a single genomic region encodes these proteins:
- a CDS encoding MMPL family transporter, translating into MPSHHTPAPARAIAGRRLAWFFALVPILFALVVIAFVPEGEREASALDSLPAGADSTLAVELEEQLPDDEGQVAIVLWTAESGELDQATQDELTQQGAALLSQSGGEADGQGATDAPDGAAGQPGGSQGGPPGGGEGQQSPVVVSEDTTAAIVAVPVVSASSTDNIDKVEELRDQLREDAPDGVEVQVTGPAAIQADIGQVFDGADIRLLAATALVVAILLIITYRSPVLWLVPLAVVGVADRFAAIVSTNVLEAVNVAWDESTVGILSVLVFGAGTDYALLLISRYRDELKTTESRHEAMAHALGRTFEAVLSSATTVVLGLLTLLLSAVPTTRGLGLACAVGVLIAATFALVVLPAALVLFGRWVFWPRVPHVGDAVLVDSRGVWQRVGSAVSRRPRTFVVATVAGLAILATGATSITTGLDPADQFLERPEAISAAERLGESFPAGTSDPVQVITRDEPEKVLAAVEEVDGVDSARVTSTGNGVGRIDAVPDAAPGSDGAQAVVLDVRDAVADFDDTHVGGGDAEALDAEEYAASDRKLILPLILLLVLGALLLLLRSIVAPLLLVGTVVATYAASMGASWWLFQTVFGFEAMDTGVPLLAFLFLVALGVDYNIFLVTRAREEAREHGTRTGMLRALTATGGVITSAGIVLAAVFAVLGVLPLVVLAQLGAIIFVGVLLDTLVVRTVLVPALALTLGDKFWWPRKVGPT; encoded by the coding sequence GTGCCTTCCCACCACACTCCCGCGCCTGCTCGGGCGATCGCCGGACGCCGGCTGGCCTGGTTCTTCGCCCTCGTGCCGATCCTCTTCGCGCTGGTCGTGATCGCGTTCGTGCCGGAGGGCGAGCGCGAGGCCTCGGCCCTGGACTCGCTGCCCGCCGGCGCCGACAGCACCCTGGCGGTCGAGCTCGAGGAGCAGCTGCCCGACGACGAGGGCCAGGTCGCCATCGTGCTGTGGACCGCCGAGTCCGGCGAGCTCGACCAGGCGACTCAGGACGAGCTGACCCAGCAGGGGGCAGCCCTGCTGTCGCAGTCGGGCGGGGAGGCGGACGGACAGGGTGCGACCGACGCCCCGGACGGCGCGGCCGGGCAGCCGGGCGGGTCGCAGGGCGGACCGCCCGGTGGCGGCGAGGGGCAGCAGTCCCCCGTCGTGGTGTCCGAGGACACGACCGCGGCGATCGTCGCCGTACCCGTCGTCTCCGCCTCCAGCACCGACAACATCGACAAGGTCGAGGAGCTGCGCGACCAGCTGCGCGAGGACGCGCCCGACGGCGTGGAGGTCCAGGTGACCGGCCCTGCGGCCATCCAGGCCGATATCGGGCAGGTCTTCGACGGGGCGGACATCCGGCTGCTGGCCGCGACGGCCCTGGTCGTGGCGATCCTGCTGATCATCACCTACCGGAGCCCCGTGCTGTGGCTGGTCCCGCTGGCGGTCGTCGGCGTCGCCGACCGCTTCGCCGCGATCGTGTCGACCAATGTGCTCGAGGCGGTCAACGTCGCGTGGGACGAGTCGACCGTCGGCATCCTCAGCGTGCTCGTCTTCGGTGCCGGCACCGACTACGCGCTGTTGCTGATCTCGCGCTACCGCGACGAGCTCAAGACCACCGAGTCGCGCCACGAGGCGATGGCGCACGCGCTCGGCCGGACCTTCGAGGCGGTGCTGTCCAGCGCCACGACCGTCGTGCTGGGCCTGCTCACCCTGCTGCTCTCGGCGGTCCCGACCACCCGCGGGCTGGGCCTGGCGTGCGCCGTCGGCGTGCTGATCGCCGCGACGTTCGCCCTCGTCGTGCTGCCGGCGGCACTGGTGCTGTTCGGCCGGTGGGTGTTCTGGCCGCGCGTGCCGCACGTCGGCGACGCGGTCCTGGTCGACTCGCGCGGCGTGTGGCAGCGCGTCGGCAGCGCCGTCTCCCGCCGGCCGCGCACCTTCGTCGTCGCCACGGTCGCCGGCCTGGCGATCCTGGCCACCGGCGCGACGTCCATCACGACCGGGCTCGACCCCGCCGACCAGTTCCTCGAGCGCCCGGAGGCGATCTCGGCGGCAGAACGGCTGGGCGAGTCCTTCCCCGCCGGCACCAGCGACCCGGTCCAGGTCATCACCCGTGACGAGCCCGAGAAGGTCCTCGCCGCGGTGGAGGAGGTCGACGGTGTCGACTCCGCGCGCGTCACCAGCACCGGCAACGGCGTCGGCCGCATCGACGCCGTGCCCGACGCCGCCCCAGGCAGCGACGGCGCGCAGGCCGTCGTGCTCGACGTCCGCGACGCGGTGGCCGACTTCGACGACACCCACGTCGGCGGCGGTGATGCCGAGGCCCTCGATGCCGAGGAGTACGCCGCGAGCGACCGGAAGCTGATCCTGCCGCTCATCCTGCTGCTGGTGCTCGGCGCGCTGCTCCTGCTGCTGCGCTCGATCGTGGCCCCCCTGCTGCTCGTCGGGACGGTCGTGGCGACGTACGCCGCGAGCATGGGCGCGTCGTGGTGGCTCTTCCAGACGGTGTTCGGCTTCGAGGCGATGGACACCGGGGTGCCGCTGCTGGCGTTCCTGTTCCTCGTCGCGCTCGGCGTCGACTACAACATCTTCCTCGTCACCCGGGCCCGGGAGGAGGCGCGCGAGCACGGCACCCGCACCGGCATGCTCCGCGCGCTGACCGCCACCGGCGGCGTCATCACCAGCGCCGGCATCGTGCTCGCCGCGGTCTTCGCCGTGCTCGGCGTGCTGCCGCTCGTGGTGCTCGCCCAGCTCGGCGCGATCATCTTCGTCGGCGTGCTGCTCGATACGCTCGTCGTCCGCACGGTGCTGGTCCCGGCGCTCGCGCTCACCCTCGGCGACAAGTTCTGGTGGCCGCGGAAGGTGGGGCCCACCTGA
- a CDS encoding NAD-dependent malic enzyme: MAATASSYSITMRLYTAADHSVVGAVATTIAKNGGVVTAIDVAESRHDRLTVDVTCSAADASHSQELVAAVSGVEGVKVHKVSDRTFLLHLGGKIGVQSKVPLRTRDDLSMAYTPGVGRVSMAIHDNPEDVRKLTIKGNSVAVVTDGSAVLGLGNIGPGAAMPVMEGKAALFKRFADIDAWPICLASQDTDEIVKAVEMIAPGFGGINLEDIAAPRCFEIEARLRESLDIPVFHDDQHGTAIVVLAALTNALRCVEKQLAEVRIVVSGAGAAGTAIVTLLLAAGAKDVVVVDREGALAAGDDSLSTAHAELAAATNPRLATGSLREVLVDADVFVGVSAPGILDPEWIPTMAPKPVVFALANPDPEVDPAEADKYAAVVASGRSDYPNQINNVLAFPGVFRGLLDAGASEVTVDMLLRAAQAIADTVSAEELHAAFIIPSVFHPDVTKRVASAISGREG; this comes from the coding sequence ATGGCAGCAACCGCATCGTCGTACTCGATCACCATGCGGTTGTACACCGCGGCCGACCACAGCGTCGTCGGCGCCGTCGCGACCACCATCGCGAAGAACGGGGGCGTCGTCACCGCGATCGACGTCGCCGAGTCGCGCCACGACCGCCTCACCGTCGACGTGACCTGCTCGGCCGCCGACGCCAGCCACTCGCAGGAGCTCGTCGCGGCGGTGTCGGGCGTCGAGGGCGTGAAGGTGCACAAGGTCAGCGACCGCACCTTCCTGCTCCACCTCGGCGGCAAGATCGGCGTCCAGTCCAAGGTGCCGCTGCGCACCCGCGACGACCTCTCGATGGCCTACACGCCCGGCGTCGGCCGCGTGTCGATGGCGATCCACGACAACCCCGAGGACGTCCGCAAGCTCACCATCAAGGGCAACTCGGTCGCCGTCGTCACCGACGGCTCGGCCGTGCTGGGCCTCGGCAACATCGGTCCCGGCGCGGCGATGCCGGTGATGGAGGGCAAGGCAGCGCTGTTCAAGCGCTTCGCCGACATCGACGCCTGGCCGATCTGCCTGGCCAGCCAGGACACCGACGAGATCGTCAAGGCCGTCGAGATGATCGCGCCCGGCTTCGGCGGCATCAACCTCGAGGACATTGCCGCCCCGCGCTGCTTCGAGATCGAGGCCCGGCTGCGCGAGTCGCTCGACATCCCGGTCTTCCACGACGACCAGCACGGCACCGCGATCGTGGTGCTCGCCGCGCTCACCAACGCGCTGCGCTGCGTGGAGAAGCAGCTCGCCGAGGTGCGGATCGTCGTCTCCGGCGCCGGCGCCGCCGGCACCGCCATCGTCACGCTGCTCCTCGCGGCGGGCGCAAAGGACGTCGTCGTCGTCGACCGCGAGGGCGCCCTCGCCGCCGGTGACGACTCACTGTCCACCGCCCACGCCGAGCTGGCCGCCGCGACCAACCCGCGCCTGGCAACCGGGTCGCTGCGCGAGGTGCTCGTCGACGCCGACGTGTTCGTCGGCGTGTCCGCCCCCGGCATCCTCGACCCCGAGTGGATCCCGACCATGGCGCCCAAGCCGGTCGTCTTCGCCCTCGCGAACCCCGACCCGGAGGTCGACCCGGCCGAGGCCGACAAGTACGCCGCCGTGGTGGCCTCGGGCCGTTCCGACTACCCCAACCAGATCAACAACGTGCTGGCCTTCCCCGGCGTCTTCCGGGGCCTCCTCGACGCCGGAGCCTCCGAGGTGACCGTCGACATGCTGCTGCGCGCCGCCCAGGCGATCGCCGACACCGTGAGCGCCGAGGAGCTGCACGCGGCGTTCATCATCCCCAGCGTGTTCCACCCTGACGTGACCAAGCGCGTGGCGTCGGCGATCAGCGGCCGCGAGGGCTGA
- a CDS encoding GNAT family N-acetyltransferase, with the protein MDTEFIDVPDNHRYELRSGGQLVGFIVYRLHGDVIRLIHTEVPSAFSGQGHASTLARSALDDARSRGLTVRPDCPYVASYIKKHPEYADLVAA; encoded by the coding sequence GTGGACACAGAGTTCATCGACGTTCCCGACAACCACCGCTACGAGCTGCGATCCGGCGGCCAGCTCGTCGGCTTCATCGTCTACCGCCTCCACGGCGACGTGATCCGGCTGATCCACACCGAGGTGCCGTCCGCCTTCAGCGGTCAGGGCCACGCCTCGACGCTCGCCCGCTCGGCGCTCGACGACGCCCGCTCGCGCGGGTTGACCGTCCGCCCCGACTGCCCCTACGTGGCGTCGTACATCAAGAAGCACCCCGAGTACGCCGACCTCGTCGCCGCGTAG
- a CDS encoding potassium channel family protein has translation MAEVAADEGRTDQTVDSAETAIARRIGFVARPVRGLVNAPHLLVLVVLGIWLVCSFTYAVLEDKGPIEGLWWGIVTGSTVGYGDFYPSSSAGRAVGAILIVSMLVLVPIAIGHVIANLVFDKESLAVATVLEDVHARIDRLEHLTLASLEAQHGREWLAERLAEHQAADAATTDVAEQMLAMFAQKSDDQDRPGGPR, from the coding sequence ATGGCCGAGGTGGCCGCAGACGAGGGCAGGACGGACCAGACCGTCGACAGCGCCGAGACGGCGATCGCACGTCGCATCGGCTTCGTCGCGCGCCCGGTGCGCGGACTGGTCAACGCCCCCCACCTGCTGGTGCTGGTGGTGCTGGGCATCTGGCTCGTGTGCTCGTTCACCTATGCCGTGCTCGAGGACAAGGGCCCGATCGAAGGACTGTGGTGGGGCATCGTGACCGGCTCGACCGTCGGCTACGGCGACTTCTACCCGTCCTCGAGCGCCGGCCGAGCGGTCGGCGCGATCCTCATCGTGTCGATGCTCGTGCTGGTGCCGATCGCAATCGGTCACGTGATCGCCAACCTGGTCTTCGACAAGGAGTCGCTCGCGGTCGCGACGGTCCTCGAGGACGTCCACGCCAGGATCGACCGCCTCGAGCACCTCACCCTGGCCTCCCTCGAGGCGCAGCACGGCCGCGAGTGGCTCGCCGAGCGCCTCGCCGAGCACCAGGCCGCCGACGCGGCCACCACCGACGTCGCCGAGCAGATGCTCGCGATGTTCGCGCAGAAGAGCGACGACCAGGACCGTCCCGGAGGACCCCGATGA
- a CDS encoding DUF350 domain-containing protein, which yields MTDLFDALLHAVAYALVGGAMLVVAYYVLDLATPGHLGTHLRGVDENGNESVHAHSKGAGVVTSAWLVSNAAVLFTAIWTNGETSLGSALVWTIAFGAVGIALNTLMFFAVEAITPGDLRQIVTAPGPVRPLAQVAAAVALSVGAIVCASIA from the coding sequence GTGACCGACCTGTTCGACGCCCTCCTCCACGCCGTCGCGTACGCCCTCGTCGGGGGCGCGATGCTCGTGGTGGCCTACTACGTGCTGGACCTCGCGACGCCCGGCCACCTCGGCACCCACCTCCGCGGCGTCGACGAGAACGGCAACGAGTCGGTGCACGCCCACTCCAAGGGCGCGGGCGTGGTCACCTCCGCGTGGCTGGTCTCCAACGCGGCGGTGCTCTTCACCGCCATCTGGACCAACGGCGAGACCTCGCTCGGCTCGGCGCTGGTGTGGACCATCGCGTTCGGCGCGGTCGGCATCGCGCTCAACACCCTCATGTTCTTCGCCGTCGAGGCGATCACCCCGGGCGACCTGCGCCAGATCGTCACCGCACCCGGGCCCGTACGCCCCCTCGCCCAGGTCGCCGCGGCGGTCGCCCTCTCCGTCGGCGCCATCGTGTGCGCCAGCATCGCCTGA
- a CDS encoding glutathionylspermidine synthase family protein, translating into MWRHRSRSREGWRDTVVEQGLVFPTTKMPDGSELPYWNEDAWYEVTMEEVEALEAATEELWAMCLQAVTQMATTMTDERLGLPPGSLGVVRRSIEADDPALYARFDLAYGADGSIKMLEINGDTPTGLVETGIVQWNWMEDVMPEMDQWNSVHDRLVAGWRKLRRSGHFDGDRMHFLYDLGEEDSYDGGEMEMTVHYLMDTAVQAGWITMAHPMAEVGWNPETRDYRDVHDEPLRNAFKLYAWEEMLAEPFGRHVVDQQESRPTRWIEPAWKALLSTKALLPVLWELFPRHRLLLPAYFDEPRDLERWVAKPLHGREGDNIRIHLDDTLEDVVMPGGYGAEGWVYQAYTDLPSFEGNRVVLGSWIVDGEAAGMLVRESDNLVTDYFSRVAPHVISDGLAPSEEQVAQWLAERVGPDAPSLS; encoded by the coding sequence ATGTGGCGGCACCGGTCGCGGTCGCGTGAGGGCTGGCGCGACACCGTCGTCGAGCAGGGGCTGGTCTTCCCGACCACCAAGATGCCCGACGGCTCCGAGCTGCCCTACTGGAACGAGGACGCCTGGTACGAGGTGACCATGGAGGAGGTGGAGGCGCTCGAGGCCGCCACCGAGGAGCTGTGGGCGATGTGCCTGCAGGCCGTCACCCAGATGGCGACGACGATGACCGACGAGCGGCTCGGGCTCCCGCCCGGCTCGCTGGGCGTCGTACGACGCTCGATCGAGGCCGACGACCCGGCGCTCTACGCCCGCTTCGACCTGGCGTACGGCGCCGACGGGTCGATCAAGATGCTCGAGATCAACGGCGACACCCCCACCGGCCTCGTGGAGACCGGGATCGTCCAGTGGAACTGGATGGAGGACGTGATGCCGGAGATGGACCAGTGGAACTCCGTCCACGACCGGCTGGTCGCCGGGTGGCGCAAGCTGCGGCGGTCCGGGCACTTCGACGGCGACCGGATGCACTTCCTCTACGACCTGGGCGAGGAGGACTCCTACGACGGCGGCGAGATGGAGATGACCGTCCACTACCTGATGGACACCGCCGTGCAGGCCGGCTGGATCACGATGGCGCACCCGATGGCCGAGGTCGGCTGGAACCCCGAGACCCGCGACTACCGCGACGTCCACGACGAGCCGCTGCGCAACGCCTTCAAGCTCTACGCCTGGGAGGAGATGCTGGCCGAGCCGTTCGGTCGCCACGTCGTCGACCAGCAGGAGTCGCGCCCGACGCGGTGGATCGAGCCGGCATGGAAGGCGCTGCTCAGCACCAAGGCGCTGCTGCCGGTGCTCTGGGAGCTGTTCCCGCGGCACCGGCTGCTGCTGCCGGCGTACTTCGACGAGCCGCGCGACCTCGAGCGCTGGGTCGCCAAGCCGCTGCACGGACGTGAGGGCGACAACATTCGCATCCACCTCGACGACACCCTCGAGGACGTCGTGATGCCCGGCGGTTACGGCGCCGAGGGCTGGGTCTACCAGGCCTACACCGACCTGCCGAGCTTCGAGGGCAACCGCGTGGTGCTCGGCTCGTGGATCGTCGACGGCGAGGCCGCCGGGATGCTCGTGCGGGAGTCGGACAACCTCGTCACCGACTACTTCTCCCGCGTCGCGCCCCACGTCATCAGCGACGGGCTCGCGCCCTCGGAGGAGCAGGTCGCGCAGTGGCTGGCCGAGCGCGTCGGGCCCGACGCGCCCTCGCTCAGCTAG
- a CDS encoding biopolymer transporter Tol, giving the protein MEPTEDAKWLVVDGRRWRRTDPAIPADALARLTSHLGRGRSGVRTASSEAELEATRHRTQLAKVGLGERGTPWWEQTDAQRTERWESALAELDALDDDG; this is encoded by the coding sequence GTGGAGCCGACCGAGGACGCGAAGTGGCTGGTCGTCGACGGCCGGCGCTGGCGGCGTACGGACCCGGCGATCCCGGCGGACGCCCTCGCGCGGCTGACGTCGCACCTGGGTCGCGGCCGGTCGGGCGTGCGCACGGCGTCCTCCGAGGCCGAGCTCGAGGCCACCCGGCACCGGACCCAGCTGGCCAAGGTCGGGCTCGGCGAGCGGGGCACGCCTTGGTGGGAGCAGACCGACGCCCAGCGCACGGAGCGCTGGGAGTCGGCGTTGGCGGAGCTGGACGCGCTGGACGATGACGGCTAG
- a CDS encoding right-handed parallel beta-helix repeat-containing protein encodes MTRAGVLAAAVVAAVVASAAPAGAGPVTAPGAPARPAMTSADVVVGTGTPASCTSRAVVRAVARGGVIGFDCGPSPVTIAMKKTAKVVNTSARVVLDGGGTVTLSGEGQRRILYMNTCDKAQVWTTSHCNDQAEPRLVLKRLRLVRGNSTGETADGGGGGAVFVRGGRLTIADSTFADNRCDRTGPDVGGAAVRVLDQHRDRPVVVRRSTFTGGRCSNGSALSSIGVSWRITGSTFTGNRAIGRGANPARPGTPGGGSGGAIYLDGDDIHLTVEDSTITGNRAREGGGAIFFVSNDRTGTLTIDGSRLTDNPSDGFETIPGIFFLGASRTITDSVVR; translated from the coding sequence GTGACCCGGGCCGGCGTCCTCGCCGCGGCGGTCGTCGCCGCGGTGGTGGCGTCGGCAGCACCCGCGGGAGCGGGTCCCGTGACGGCGCCGGGGGCGCCTGCTCGACCAGCGATGACGAGTGCCGACGTCGTCGTCGGCACCGGCACGCCCGCGTCGTGCACCTCGCGCGCGGTCGTACGCGCCGTGGCCAGGGGCGGCGTGATCGGCTTCGACTGCGGTCCGTCCCCCGTCACCATCGCCATGAAGAAGACGGCCAAGGTGGTCAACACCTCCGCGCGCGTCGTCCTCGACGGCGGCGGCACGGTGACCCTGAGCGGCGAGGGCCAGCGGCGGATCCTCTACATGAACACCTGCGACAAGGCCCAGGTCTGGACGACGTCGCACTGCAACGACCAGGCCGAGCCTCGTCTCGTGCTGAAGCGGCTGCGCCTCGTCCGCGGCAACAGCACCGGAGAGACTGCGGACGGCGGCGGTGGCGGCGCGGTCTTCGTGCGCGGCGGCCGGCTCACGATCGCCGACTCGACCTTCGCCGACAACCGCTGCGACCGCACCGGCCCCGACGTGGGCGGAGCCGCCGTCCGGGTGCTCGACCAGCACCGCGACCGCCCCGTCGTCGTACGCCGCTCCACGTTCACCGGCGGCCGGTGCAGCAACGGCTCGGCGCTGAGCAGCATCGGCGTCTCGTGGCGGATCACCGGGTCGACGTTCACGGGCAACCGCGCGATCGGACGCGGCGCCAACCCGGCGCGACCCGGCACCCCCGGTGGCGGCTCGGGCGGCGCGATCTACCTGGACGGCGACGACATCCATCTGACCGTGGAGGACTCCACGATCACCGGCAACCGCGCTCGCGAGGGCGGCGGCGCGATCTTCTTCGTCTCCAACGACCGCACCGGCACCCTCACCATCGACGGCTCGCGGCTGACCGACAACCCGAGTGACGGCTTCGAGACGATCCCGGGGATCTTCTTCCTCGGGGCCAGCCGGACGATCACCGACTCCGTGGTGCGCTAG
- a CDS encoding glutathione peroxidase, producing the protein MTSLSDFSAAAIDGTDTALAQYDGKVVLVVNTASQCGFTGQYKGLQQLQDSYADQGLVVLGFPCDQFGNQEPGDEAEISDFCERNFGVTFPLFSKVDVNGDDAHPLFEWLKDSKGGLLGNKIKWNFTKFLVGRDGQVIDRYAPQTEPEKLSDDIEKAL; encoded by the coding sequence ATGACCTCTCTCTCCGACTTCTCGGCCGCCGCGATCGACGGCACCGACACCGCTCTCGCGCAGTACGACGGCAAGGTCGTGCTGGTGGTCAACACCGCCTCGCAGTGCGGGTTCACCGGCCAGTACAAGGGCCTGCAGCAGCTGCAGGACAGCTACGCCGACCAGGGCCTGGTCGTCCTCGGCTTCCCGTGCGACCAGTTCGGCAACCAGGAGCCGGGCGACGAGGCGGAGATCTCCGACTTCTGCGAGCGCAACTTCGGCGTCACGTTCCCGCTGTTCTCCAAGGTCGACGTCAACGGTGACGACGCGCACCCGCTCTTCGAGTGGCTCAAGGACTCCAAGGGCGGCCTGCTCGGCAACAAGATCAAGTGGAACTTCACCAAGTTCCTCGTCGGCCGCGACGGCCAGGTCATCGACCGCTACGCGCCACAGACCGAGCCCGAGAAGCTGTCCGACGACATCGAGAAGGCGCTGTGA
- a CDS encoding nitroreductase family protein yields MTDRAPHPSAAGLAEPLRSRWSPSVYDDAHRLSSTEVETLLRAAQWAPSKGNTQPWAFFVCVPGTHQHDRLVATLSRGNAGWVPRASVVFVTTAQVRESDDPDAPSYSDHALYDVGQAAAHLTLQAGAMGLHAHQFAGFDHDALAEALRVPATHRVLTGIAVGVPGDPADVDERTAARDRRDRARRPLDEWVFGERFGDPFVPAPLADSGA; encoded by the coding sequence GTGACCGACCGAGCACCCCACCCCTCCGCCGCCGGCCTGGCCGAGCCGTTGCGGTCGCGCTGGAGCCCGAGCGTGTACGACGACGCGCACCGGTTGAGCAGCACCGAGGTCGAGACCCTTCTGCGTGCGGCCCAGTGGGCACCGAGCAAGGGCAACACCCAGCCCTGGGCGTTCTTCGTGTGCGTCCCGGGCACCCACCAGCACGACCGGCTCGTCGCGACCCTGAGCCGCGGCAACGCCGGCTGGGTGCCGCGCGCCTCGGTCGTGTTCGTCACCACCGCCCAGGTGCGCGAGAGCGACGACCCGGACGCGCCGTCGTACAGCGACCACGCCCTCTACGACGTCGGCCAGGCCGCGGCCCACCTGACCCTGCAGGCAGGGGCGATGGGCCTGCACGCCCACCAGTTCGCCGGCTTCGACCACGACGCGCTCGCCGAGGCGCTCCGCGTGCCCGCCACCCACCGGGTGCTCACCGGCATCGCGGTCGGGGTGCCGGGCGACCCCGCCGACGTCGACGAGCGCACCGCCGCCCGCGACCGTCGTGACCGCGCGCGCCGGCCACTGGACGAATGGGTGTTCGGGGAGCGGTTCGGCGATCCGTTCGTGCCGGCGCCGCTGGCAGACTCTGGGGCATGA